A genome region from Naumovozyma castellii chromosome 5, complete genome includes the following:
- the YKE2 gene encoding tubulin-binding prefolding complex subunit YKE2 (ancestral locus Anc_7.352) has protein sequence MADLPAQYQSLQSELESFIIARQKLETQLQENKIVMDEFEQLVDETKVYKLTGNVLLPVEQDEARSNVEKRLEFIQSEITKCEKNIKQKQEELEKVRAEIIKMRG, from the coding sequence atggcaGACCTACCAGCACAATATCAATCACTACAGAGtgaattggaaagtttTATTATCGCCAGACAGAAGTTGGAAACTCAGCtccaagaaaataagaTTGTTATGGATGAGTTTGAACAATTGGTTGATGAAACGAAGGTGTACAAATTGACAGGGAATGTGTTGCTTCCTGTTGAACAGGATGAGGCTCGTTCTAACGTAGAAAAGAGATTGGAATTCATTCAATCAGAAATCACCAAatgtgaaaaaaatatcaagcAAAAGCAAGAAGAACTTGAGAAAGTTAGAGCTGAAATAATTAAGATGCGTGGATAG
- the CAJ1 gene encoding Caj1p (ancestral locus Anc_7.217), whose translation MVKDTGYYDVLGVQPTATPAEIKKAYRRRAMQTHPDKHPDDPEAQAKFQEVGEAYQVLSDPGLRSRYDEFGKDEAVPQQGFEDANEYFTAIFGGDGFKDWIGEFSLFKEFNEASEMFDEKNDDMTNKPQSEHTGVIPHEGDKPGKKADKMTKEQREKLLELEKKRREEMSKQVDELSKKLNAKIDEYLIAVKENHLDDFVRKLDQEIEELKLESFGLELLYLIAKVYKTKANNFIISKKTYGFSRIFTGTRENARTVKSTYNLLSTGLETQKAMEEMSKVNPDELDAYERVKFESMMAGKALGMMWVMSKFELERKLKDVCSAILNDKKVPSKIRIAKAKAMLFIADKFSKARRTPEEAEEARVFEELILGEQEKERKRGIKIKVTI comes from the coding sequence ATGGTTAAAGATACAGGGTATTATGATGTGCTAGGTGTGCAGCCAACCGCAACTCCAGCGGAGATCAAGAAGGCCTATCGTAGAAGAGCAATGCAAACTCATCCAGATAAGCATCCGGATGATCCTGAGGCTCAGGCTAAGTTTCAAGAGGTTGGTGAAGCTTACCAAGTCCTTAGTGATCCTGGATTAAGGAGTAgatatgatgaatttggGAAAGACGAAGCTGTGCCACAACAAGGGTTCGAAGATGCCAACGAATATTTCACAGCCATATTCGGGGGTGATGGATTTAAAGACTGGATTGGtgaattttctttgtttaaagaatttaatgaagCTTCTGAAATGTTTGACGAGAAAAATGACGATATGACAAATAAGCCTCAATCAGAACATACAGGGGTAATTCCACATGAAGGTGATAAACCTGGCAAGAAAGCAGACAAAATGACAAAAGAGCAACGTGAAAAATTACTTGAATTGGAgaaaaagagaagagaagaaatgtCAAAGCAAGTTGATGAACTATCGAAAAAATTGAACGCAAAGATTGACGAATACCTCATAGCTGTTAAGGAAAATCATCTGGATGACTTTGTTCGTAAATTGGACCAAGAAATTGAGGAACTAAAGTTAGAAAGTTTTGGTTTAGAATTGCTTTATTTGATTGCTAAAGTCTATAAGACAAAGGCGAataactttattatttccaagaaaacTTACGGCTTTTCTAGGATATTCACCGGTACTCGTGAGAATGCTAGAACAGTAAAGTCCACCTACAACTTACTGTCTACTGGATTAGAAACCCAGAAGGCAATGGAAGAGATGAGTAAAGTTAATCCTGATGAACTTGATGCTTATGAACGTGtgaaatttgaatctaTGATGGCAGGAAAGGCGTTAGGTATGATGTGGGTCATGTCCAAGTTTGAGTTAGAGagaaaattaaaggatGTGTGTAGTGCCATCttaaatgataaaaaaGTTCCATCCAAGATTCGTATTGCAAAAGCTAAAGCCATGCTCTTTATAGCGgataaattttccaaggCCAGAAGAACTCCTGAAGAAGCAGAGGAAGCACGTGTATTTGAGGAATTGATTTTAGGtgaacaagaaaaagagagaaagaggggaattaaaataaaagttACTATATGA
- the HMX1 gene encoding Hmx1p (ancestral locus Anc_7.344), producing the protein MSSHTNTIIPSPTDTKALANRINFQTRDAHNKINKKMSIKLAIALRHGFIYRQGILTYYYIFKVVEEEIIKLTTSPTTSEEVKIGNLLSKTWIPEFNRTENLLKDLQLLYHDEYPTKEALQLFLETNATELPPVLDSFIKYIHQSILENPCSIFAYCHVLYLALFAGGKIIRSKIYKNLGFLPNFNHLSSKEVFEKGTNFFKFGSDGVIEETKLKLEFKKNYELNTRESLNEKEKSIIIETSKKIFDYNLMAMEELGSINKEQLMSKLNFKMVTYLLEEWKFNDNFLSKRGKHLIMVVMVLLHMLFAFFILKRFL; encoded by the coding sequence ATGTCCTCTCATACAAATACTATTATTCCATCCCCAACTGACACGAAAGCTCTTGCTAATCGAATAAATTTCCAAACACGTGATGCGCAcaataaaatcaataaGAAGATGAGCATAAAACTAGCCATAGCTTTAAGACATGGGTTCATATATAGACAAGGAATTTTAACATATTATTACATCTTTAAAGTTGTCGAGgaagaaataataaaattgacTACCTCACCCACAACTTCAGAAGAGGTCAAGATTGGCAATTTACTCTCGAAAACATGGATACCTGAATTTAATAGAACTGAAAATCTTCTCAAGGATTTACAATTATTGTATCATGATGAATACCCAACAAAGGAAGCATTACAACTATTTTTGGAAACTAATGCAACAGAATTGCCTCCAGTACTGGACtcattcattaaatatattcatcagTCTATTTTAGAGAATCCATGCTCTATCTTCGCTTACTGTCATGTCTTATATCTGGCATTATTTGCTGGGGGTAAAATCATCAGATCCAAGATTTATAAGAATCTTGGATTTTTACCAAATTTTAATCATCTTTCCTCGAAGGAGGTATTTGAAAAGGgaacaaatttttttaaatttggttCAGATGGTGTCATTGAGGaaacaaaattaaaattagaatttaaaaagaaCTATGAATTAAATACAAGAGAAAGCTTAAAtgagaaggaaaaatcaattattattgaaacttcaaagaaaatttttgacTACAATTTAATGGCAATGGAGGAATTAGGATCTATTAATAAAGAGCAACTAATGAGTAAacttaattttaaaatggTTACTTATTTGCTTGAGGAATGGAAATTCAATGACAATTTTTTATCAAAGAGGGGGAAACACTTGATAATGGTGGTTATGGTCCTATTACATATGCTTTTTGCctttttcattttgaaaaggtttttataa
- the PWP1 gene encoding rRNA-processing protein PWP1 (ancestral locus Anc_7.356), with amino-acid sequence MAKFKLLIKNSLHSTTDFSRKLKYILKMISATGWVPRGFASEFPEKYELDDSELERIEHLAKLNLDDVKAELGDDAVQELLNDENEEQEQEQEQEVQQSSETLKDQIEVDDDLKEYDLEHYDDNGTEGGADITMFPGLSNDDGIKFHEGEQGQDPYISLPTQEETVEEKQESQVYPTDNLILATRTEDDVSYLDVYVYDDGAGFHSNEIPAERGDELDPDVARGLVRDGSLYVHHDLMLPAFPLCVEWINYRPNSGDNNGDNVANFAAVGTFDPQIEIWNLDCVDKAFPDMILGEPLDNSLAGLKKKKKSKSKTQQHITTHHTDAVLSLSHNKQFRAVLASTSADHTVKLWDLNTATAARSLASIHNNKNVSSSEWHVSNGSILLTGGYDSRIALSDVRISDEKQMSKYWSVMPGEEIECTTFADENIILCGTDAGNIYSFDIRNNENSKPVWTLKAHDAGISSLSCNKFIPGLMSTGAMGEKTVKLWKFPLGGDLAVGKGPNMVLSRDFDVGNVLTTSFAPDLEVSGTMVIGGVNKDLKLWDVFTNRTVRKSFASELKDVQNRARQEAEQSGKSSRIARKYTQNDNPDTVLMVDDQGEDEEEGDSE; translated from the coding sequence ATGGCCAAATTTAAACTGTTAATTAAAAATAGTCTACATTCTACTACTGACTTTTCAAGAAAGCTAAAATacatattgaaaatgatctCCGCTACAGGTTGGGTCCCAAGAGGGTTTGCATCAGAATTCCCAGAAAAATACGAATTGGATGATTCAGAATTAGAAAGAATTGAGCATTTAGCCAAATTGAACCTTGATGATGTTAAAGCTGAATTAGGTGATGATGCTGTCCAAGAACTTTTGAATgatgagaatgaagaacaagagcaagaacaagaacaagaagtaCAACAAAGTTCCGAAACATTAAAGGATCAAATCGaagttgatgatgatttaaaGGAATATGATTTAGAACACTATGATGACAACGGTACTGAAGGTGGTGCTGATATTACTATGTTCCCAGGTCTATCAAATGATGACGGAATTAAGTTTCACGAAGGGGAACAGGGACAGGATCCTTACATTTCTTTACCAACCCAGGAAGAGACTGTGGAAGAGAAACAAGAGTCACAAGTTTATCCAACTGATAATTTGATTCTAGCAACAAGAACTGAAGACGATGTGTCTTATTTAGATGTTTATGTTTATGATGATGGTGCTGGGTTCCACAGCAATGAAATTCCAGCTGAAAGAGGTGATGAATTAGACCCAGATGTTGCTAGAGGTTTAGTTCGTGATGGTTCTCTTTATGTCCACCATGATTTGATGTTACCTGCGTTCCCATTGTGTGTAGAATGGATTAATTATAGACCAAATAGTGGTGATAATAACGGAGATAATGTAGCTAATTTTGCTGCAGTAGGTACATTCGATCctcaaattgaaatctgGAATTTAGATTGTGTGGATAAGGCATTCCCAGACATGATCCTTGGTGAACCATTGGACAATTCTCTAGCCggattaaagaagaagaaaaagagtAAAAGTAAAACGCAGCAACATATAACCACTCATCATACAGATGCGGTTCTATCTCTATCGCATAATAAACAATTCCGTGCTGTCTTGGCATCCACATCAGCCGATCATACAGTCAAATTATGGGATTTGAATACTGCTACAGCAGCACGTTCTCTAGCCTCAattcataataataaaaatgtttCATCCTCAGAATGGCACGTATCCAACGGGTCTATTCTATTAACAGGTGGGTATGATTCTCGTATTGCCTTGTCTGATGTTAGAATTTCCGATGAGAAACAAATGTCTAAATATTGGTCTGTTATGCCaggtgaagaaattgaatgtACAACCTTTGCAgatgaaaatataatattatgtGGTACCGACGCCGGTAACATTTATTCCTTCGATATtagaaataatgaaaattctAAGCCTGTATGGACTTTGAAGGCACACGACGCAGGTATTTCCTCTTTATCttgtaataaattcattccAGGTTTAATGAGCACAGGTGCTATGGGTGAAAAAACCGTTAAACTCTGGAAATTCCCACTGGGTGGAGATCTTGCCGTTGGGAAGGGTCCAAATATGGTTCTTTCTCGTGATTTCGATGTTGGTAATGTCTTAACTACTTCGTTTGCACCAGATCTTGAAGTTTCAGGTACTATGGTTATTGGTGGGGTTAATAAGGATCTTAAATTATGGGACGTTTTCACAAATAGAACAGTTCGTAAAAGTTTTGCTAGTGAATTGAAGGATGTTCAAAACAGAGCTAGACAAGAAGCAGAACAATCAGGGAAAAGTTCAAGAATTGCAAGAAAGTACACACAGAATGATAATCCAGATACCGTCTTGATGGTTGATGACCAAGGTGAGGACGAGGAGGAAGGAGATTCCGAATGA
- the COQ9 gene encoding ubiquinone biosynthesis protein COQ9 (ancestral locus Anc_7.351), with product MLNRSILKKGLFSYRSYHPSLKEYVKPATLSPLTYNKESVQYKILSNALTKWVPKHGFKEKAITDSLNELGFSSSLLSVIGASNSPAIFRSISPAVMELIKFQLVSKRYELTENLCPDTTPKNELPSLESLLLKRLEMDKAIGKQIPHLFAELATPSSFLFDVALPELHRLSDDMIYFSNEKDHHDMAWYTKRLGVSCAYVSSKLYMAQDNSRDFEDTLSFAKDKLHRIMKLGEYYNNTEEYAWYMFMVSTNLVRARLARS from the coding sequence ATGCTTAATAGATCAATCCTTAAGAAGGGGTTATTTTCATACCGCTCATACCATCCTTCATTGAAGGAATACGTTAAACCAGCCACTCTGAGTCCCTTGACGTATAATAAGGAATCTGTACAATACAAGATTCTCTCGAACGCTCTCACGAAGTGGGTACCCAAACATggatttaaagaaaaagcTATTActgattcattaaatgaattaggtttttcttcctccttGCTGTCAGTAATTGGTGCCTCTAATTCTCCTGCAATCTTCCGTTCCATTTCACCTGCTGTCATGGAGCTAATTAAGTTTCAATTGGTTTCCAAGAGGTATGAACTAACAGAAAATCTCTGTCCAGATACCACACCAAAGAATGAGTTACCTTCATTAGAAAGTTTATTGCTGAAAAGATTAGAAATGGACAAAGCCATTGGTAAACAAATACCACACCTATTTGCTGAGTTAGCCACACCAAGTTCTTTCTTATTTGATGTCGCATTACCTGAATTACATAGATTATCTGACGATATGATATATTTCTCGAATGAAAAGGATCATCATGATATGGCATGGTATACGAAGAGACTAGGGGTAAGTTGTGCATATGTTAGTAGTAAATTATACATGGCCCAAGATAATTCAAGAGATTTTGAAGACACATTATCATTTGCCAAAGATAAATTACATCGTATTATGAAACTAGGTGAATATTATAACAATACTGAAGAATACGCTTGGTATATGTTCATGGTTTCAACTAATTTGGTAAGAGCAAGATTGGCCAGAAGTTAA
- the ISD11 gene encoding Isd11p (ancestral locus Anc_7.219) produces MPATPSRLQVLSLYKQFIRNSNQFNNFNFREYFLRISREKFKENAPIQDKEKVAKLYEAAQRDLGVLKRQKLISQMYTFDKLVVESAKDQGDSRS; encoded by the coding sequence ATGCCTGCAACTCCTTCAAGACTGCAAGTACTATCGCTTTATAAGCAATTCATTAGAAATTCAAACCAatttaacaatttcaacTTTAGAGAATACTTTCTAAGAATATCCAGGgagaaattcaaagaaaatgcCCCAATACAGGATAAAGAGAAGGTAGCAAAACTATACGAAGCAGCACAAAGAGATCTTGGAGTTTTAAAGAGACAAAAACTAATCTCCCAGATGTACACCTTCGATAAATTGGTTGTAGAATCTGCCAAGGATCAAGGAGACTCAAGATCATAA
- the MSS51 gene encoding Mss51p (ancestral locus Anc_7.346) — protein sequence MFLRTSVPVYRTTLLPRNAFNVAGNQTRHLMGFVRNALGLDPPTSPDDPTPENRFHPWDQSPSPDLRERAARIRTLARCPVTGKEINYTCPISGIPTHHSREAWEQDKEYHASKRYELLKKVNIYEHDLRSGRPFPEFDFPRDQGQDRMVNMTNWDLFLYTRAFYSMDTEFQMAAVTKMLSYPITIGSVLHQFSPYSLQPKGPISLEGLKSLAALRYTLYPMQNRLVISTTKARPMRIFILGARAESQLPGHVWKQLQYLFPEQTFEIHFIGPESYYDKDKKKYIQLTTPITESVDETLKLIYHTEYFHKLHEAQDFFPYDPYMDVFFIFHPGFASAEIGEHWMKDTMKGLLDTKCAIFTTGFTKNDLLEDIAVVQDKYGKELDILMKPTKNVFGSTKWELNDMNPQEVYQFNMYIAGFRGKRYPTIKR from the coding sequence ATGTTTTTAAGAACTTCGGTACCCGTTTACAGGACGACCCTCCTCCCTAGGAATGCTTTTAACGTTGCAGGCAACCAAACGAGACATCTTATGGGATTTGTGAGGAATGCGCTTGGCTTAGATCCACCAACGTCACCAGATGATCCTACGCCAGAAAATAGATTTCATCCATGGGACCAATCTCCATCTCCCGATTTAAGAGAAAGAGCTGCTAGAATTAGAACACTGGCTCGTTGCCCAGTGACAGGTAAAGAGATCAATTATACGTGTCCAATATCGGGGATCCCAACACATCATTCCAGAGAAGCGTGGGAACAGGATAAAGAGTATCATGCTTCTAAGAGGtatgaattattgaaaaaagttAATATTTATGAACATGATTTAAGAAGTGGCAGACCGTTCCCGGAATTTGATTTCCCCCGTGACCAAGGTCAAGATCGTATGGTTAACATGACCAATTGGGATCTTTTCCTTTACACGAGAGCATTCTATTCGATGGATACAGAATTTCAAATGGCTGCTGTGACCAAGATGTTAAGTTATCCAATCACTATTGGATCAGTACTTCATCAATTCTCGCCATACTCTTTACAACCAAAGGGCCCCATTTCATTAGAAGGTCTTAAGTCTTTGGCCGCCTTAAGGTACACATTATATCCAATGCAAAATAGGTTAGTCATAAGTACTACCAAAGCACGTCCAATGAGAATCTTCATATTAGGTGCCAGAGCTGAATCACAACTTCCTGGTCACGTCTGGAAACAATTACAATATTTGTTCCCTGAGcaaacttttgaaatccATTTTATTGGTCCTGAGTCATATTatgataaagataaaaagaaatatattcaattaacAACTCCAATTACAGAAAGTGTGGATGAGACTTTAAAACTGATTTATCATACAGAATATTTCCACAAGTTACATGAAGCGCAAGATTTCTTCCCATATGATCCATATATGGATGtgttcttcatcttccaccCAGGGTTCGCTTCTGCCGAAATAGGCGAACATTGGATGAAAGACACCATGAAGGGATTACTAGACACCAAGTGTGCCATTTTTACCACTGGATTTACGAAAAATGATTTACTTGAAGATATTGCAGTAGTGCAGGATAAATATGGAAAGGAATTGGACATACTAATGAAACCCACCAAGAACGTCTTTGGTAGCACCAAATGGGAACTTAATGACATGAATCCTCAAGAAGTGTATCAATTCAACATGTATATAGCAGGATTTAGAGGTAAGAGATATCCAACCATTAAGAGGTGA
- the TPA1 gene encoding oxidative DNA demethylase (ancestral locus Anc_7.220), which translates to MKRSSGDDSAAQAKMQTLEDDKLKALFNPRIWEPDYQKELRDEIANSKPFNWGSIPKLIDDDLLRAVRKEIETEIHFSKKETDIYKVNQSGDLANLSKLDWNDLSRLPNLFKLRQLLYSEKYRDFFAYITQSGHLSGKKTDMSINTYTKGCHLVPHDDVIGSRRISFILYLPDPDRKWKSHYGGGLRLYDTIMPNVPENDPCAKLVPQFNQIAFFKVNPGFSFHDVEEVKVDKHRLSIQGWYHIPQEGDKGYIPNEEATYIDKNITQLGELDSAVLEDFEFPKEERELLPNYQIKHFEKILERSNSGDNDSSNVLSIPSGMKVIPSEIPSLTEEEVAYLSEYVALEHLTKEGISKLQESFLENSFLSIESFLNEEKSSLLENQIKRTELEKDCPLFSKDVAYPWKTAMPSHKCKYLYIDGKKQQDLATADGLITTLNNDENSNFEMVKELVNIGKEDIDTEKSLIELSIFFKSLIFKKYLVLLTSLCLITEQVLIRRFRPGNDFTLANKCKMNTKYLNEVLDNVLEGTLCLTPSKGWETGDVGGYEIYMMDGTKEKAEDEDDVEAERYKNDENGESILLNSPASWNTFNLVLRDESVLEFVKYISWEAKSSRWDIKLKWDVRTFDDEEYGDE; encoded by the coding sequence atgaaaagaagttCCGGTGATGATTCCGCCGCGCAAGCTAAAATGCAAACCCTGgaagatgataaattgaaagCATTATTCAATCCGAGAATCTGGGAACCTGACTATCAAAAGGAGCTAAGAGATGAAATTGCCAACTCTAAGCCTTTTAACTGGGGCTCTATACCTAAGttaattgatgatgacCTATTACGTGCAGTTCgcaaagaaattgaaactgaAATTCACTTCTCTAAAAAGGAAACTGATATTTACAAAGTTAACCAAAGTGGAGATCTAGCCAATCTTTCTAAACTAGACTGGAATGATTTATCGAGACTTCCAAATCTTTTCAAGCTACGTCAATTATTATACTCTGAGAAATATAGAGACTTTTTTGCCTATATTACACAATCTGGACATTTATCAGGTAAGAAGACGGACATGAGTATTAATACTTATACAAAGGGGTGTCATTTAGTTCCCCACGATGATGTTATCGGTTCAAGACGTATTAGTTTTATTCTATATTTACCCGATCCAGATAGAAAGTGGAAGTCACATTATGGTGGTGGTTTAAGACTCTACGATACCATTATGCCAAATGTTCCTGAGAATGATCCATGTGCAAAATTAGTTCCACAGTTCAACCAAATTGCATTCTTTAAAGTTAATCCTGGGTTTTCATTTCATGATGTGGAAGAAGTTAAAGTCGACAAGCATAGATTGTCCATTCAAGGTTGGTACCATATTCCACAAGAAGGTGACAAGGGTTATATTCCTAATGAAGAAGCCACGTATATTGATAAAAACATCACCCAATTAGGTGAACTGGACTCTGCTGTATTggaagattttgaattccCCAAGGAAGAAAGAGAGCTTTTGccaaattatcaaattaaGCATTTTGAGAAGATTTTAGAACGTTCCAACAGTGGTGATAATGATTCTTCCAATGTTCTTTCTATTCCTAGCGGAATGAAAGTAATCCCATCTGAGATTCCATCTTTGACTGAGGAAGAAGTGGCCTATTTATCTGAATATGTTGCCCTAGAACACTTAACTAAGGAAGGGATTTCCAAGTTACAAGAATCCTTCCttgaaaattcatttttgaGTATTGAATCATTTctaaatgaagaaaagtCAAGCTTACTTGAGAATCAAATTAAGAGAACTGAATTGGAGAAGGATTGTCcattattttctaaagATGTTGCCTATCCATGGAAGACCGCAATGCCATCACATAAATGTAAATACTTATACATTGATGGTAAGAAACAACAAGATTTGGCAACTGCCGATGGACTTATTACCactttgaataatgatgaaaattctaattttgaaatggtTAAAGAATTAGTTAATATCggaaaagaagatattgataCTGAAAAATCACTAATTGAATTAagcatttttttcaagagTTTGatttttaagaaatatttagttTTATTGACATCTTTATGTTTAATTACCGAACAAGTCCTGATTAGAAGATTCAGACCAGGTAATGACTTTACGTTGGCCAATAAATGTAAAATGAACACGAAATATTTGAACGAGGTCCTTGACAATGTCTTAGAAGGTACTTTATGTTTGACTCCATCTAAAGGATGGGAGACTGGAGATGTTGGTGGTTATGAAATCTATATGATGGATGGAACAAAGGAGAAAGCAGAAGACGAAGATGATGTTGAAGCTGAACGTTATAAGAATGATGAGAATGGTGAGTCCATCCTATTAAATTCACCAGCAAGTTGGAATACTTTTAACTTAGTATTGAGAGATGAATCTGTTCTAGAGTTTGTGAAGTACATTAGTTGGGAGGCTAAATCTAGTAGGTGggatattaaattgaaGTGGGATGTTAGAActtttgatgatgaagagtACGGTGATGAGTAA
- the PBA1 gene encoding Pba1p (ancestral locus Anc_7.353): MLFKQWNEFIEPRHQLDFPILSKNDESLQASPIPKVLFPSIAFQNYEKIIITTQLMNPLFPEKLIESKNLGKIETQLTLTEDQNAVNEDGHSWNFNENFPNEFDPDNEDRENQQQAFNFEFPVFAVGKVVIISIQDNFLKISPIFSNIISKKLIEQLPRTIKPLILGSSDRIASVKEINDHTCTLVPPEFITGFIASLLTELTIHNETLQNGENKFQFDAILVPSEGPLGFEKLNLTVIQDLIDLFKEEWPNLDPKVYAEESYRNWKLAGSVLGAQSGLYI; encoded by the exons ATGCTT TTCAAACAATGGAATGAATTTATAGAACCTAGACATCAATTAGATTTCCCTATTTTGAGTAAGAATGACGAATCTTTACAAGCTTCACCAATTCCAAAAGTTTTGTTCCCTAGTATAgcttttcaaaattacGAAAAGATTATCATAACTACCCAATTAATGAATCCTTTATTCcctgaaaaattaatagaatccaaaaatttagGTAAAATTGAGACACAATTAACGCTTACTGAGGATCAAAACGCAGTAAATGAGGATGGACATTCTTGGAACTTCAACGAGAACTTCCccaatgaatttgatcCAGATAATGAGGATAGAGAAAATCAACAGCAAGCATTCAATTTTGAGTTTCCAGTTTTTGCAGTTGGAAAGGTAGTAATTATCTCCATCCAGgataatttcttgaagatatcacctatattttccaatataaTCAGCAAGAAGCTGATTGAACAACTCCCTAGGACGATAAAACCTTTAATACTTGGTTCTTCGGACAGGATCGCATCAGTTAAGGAAATAAATGATCACACTTGCACGTTGGTCCCTCCAGAATTTATTACTGGGTTTATTGCTTCTTTATTAACGGAGCTGACCATTCATAACGAAACTCTTCAGAATggtgaaaataaatttcaattcgATGCGATATTGGTACCTAGTGAAGGACCATTAGGTTTCGAAAAATTAAACTTGACTGTAATACAAGATTTAATTGATCTTTTCAAGGAAGAATGGCCCAATTTGGACCCCAAAGTCTATGCTGAAGAATCCTACCGTAATTGGAAATTAGCAGGCTCTGTTCTAGGTGCACAGTCAGGCCTCTATATATAA
- the RSM18 gene encoding mitochondrial 37S ribosomal protein bS18m (ancestral locus Anc_7.223) — translation MMINTFTRVRKIPFSPRQLRSSFHTSGQCCAAKGLLQPTIKKNINLRESQAKSKTNSSVKAIDEVFVKKFQQGSIYDPFDFSMAKVNLDRKTKSLIGTSKTYNISYNINPLDLYSSPSELNKFISSTGKILHRDVTGLSAKNQRRLSKAIKRAQSIGLLSKTHKHVDALPRRSL, via the coding sequence atgatgataaacACTTTTACCAGAGTAAGGAAAATACCCTTTTCTCCCCGCCAGCTTCGCAGCTCATTCCATACAAGCGGTCAATGTTGTGCAGCTAAAGGCTTACTTCAACCaacaataaagaaaaacataAATCTTCGAGAATCCCAGGCTAAAAGCAAGACAAACTCCTCTGTAAAGGCAATTGATGAGGTGTTtgtgaagaaatttcaacagGGGTCTATATATGATCCGTTTGATTTTTCTATGGCGAAAGTCAATTTAGATCGTAAGACAAAATCTCTTATAGGAACTTCAAAAACTTATAACATTAGCTATAATATTAATCCATTGGACTTGTATTCAAGTCCAAGTGAGTTAAATAAGTTTATTTCCTCTACGGGGAAAATATTGCATAGAGATGTCACCGGTTTATCAGCAAAAAACCAACGTCGTTTATCAAAAGCCATTAAAAGGGCGCAAAGTATCGGTCTGTTGTCAAAGACACATAAGCACGTTGATGCATTACCTAGAAGGAGTTTATAG